Within the Oncorhynchus clarkii lewisi isolate Uvic-CL-2024 chromosome 2, UVic_Ocla_1.0, whole genome shotgun sequence genome, the region TTCTGAATCCTCATGATGTCACAACAGGTCCTAGGAGAGAACCTGTCACCTCTTCCTCCGGTGCCGCTCCGGCAAAGTAAGTCTTCTGTCCAGTAATATCGTCACCTCACCCTGATGTTGTGCATTTGGAATTTGTTTAAGAATGGTCAATTCGCCTTAGCATTTTTAGGTTTTATAAACTAGATGTGTCATGAAGGTGTGGTTTTACAACCGCTACGTCTCTCCTCATCAGGAAATTCACCATCCATGACTTTGACATCGGGCGGCCCCTGGGCAAGGGCAAGTTTGGGAACGTGTACGTTGCGCGGGATAAGAAGCTGAATTTCATTGTGGCACTGAAAGTGCTCTTCAAGTCTCAGATGGAGAAGGAAGGCGTGGAGCACCAGCTCCGAAGAGAGATTGAGATTCAGTCCCATCTTAGGTCACTAGTACCCTGATTTTGGAATTTCTCAACTTTTTGGATCTAGCCTAGTGGGGGTATAGGTTTAATATAGTGATTTCTCTGCAGGAAATGTTTTGACTTGCTGGTTAACACCACCATCATGAAATATACTTCAGTAAGCGGATTTCAGCTGGCGTTTAGAAACTGACCAGTATTCCCTTTATAATTCAGGGTGTATTATTTTCTCAGGTTGGGGAAGGTAGATTTAAATCATTCCTTCCTCCTGTTCCTTTAGACACCCCAACATCCTGCGCTTCTACAACTACTTCCATGACCACTCAAGGGTCTTTCTGATCCTGGAATACGCCCCACGGGGTGAGATGTACAAAGAGCTGCAGAAATGTGGTCGCTTCGATGACCAGCGCACTGCTACGGTAAGAGAAGTTGGCATTTTATTGTTGCATAGACAAGCTAATTAATCTATTCTGAATAATCAGTATCTGTTGCTTCTTTCACCCAAGACCTCCAATCATAGCATTTGGTTGTTAGATAGTATATTTGTAATAATAAAGTAATCATTTGGTCTGATAATGGTAGCTACGTTTTGGCATTGATTTAAGTTGGCATTACTTTATTTGCATTTGAATTGCAACGTGGAAGTAAGTCGTGTCCTTTTTTAGTACATGGAGGAGTTGGCTGATGCGCTGCAGTACTGCCATGAGAGGAAGGTGATACACCGTGACATCAAGCCTGAGAACCTGTTACTGGGTCTCCGTGGGGAGCTGAAGATAGCAGACTTCGGCTGGTCTGTCCATGCCCCATCCTTAAGGTGAGCGAACCCTGAACTGAACCCTCTATAGCCTCATATGTTCACAACTAAATACTGTCCATTTGTATGTTTGAGACTACATTACCATCAGATTGTacagaatcactgatctacaaatcaccttgttGCATCCCAAATAACTACTTGTTTATGTAGTTATTTGGAGATTCTGTACCCTGCCTAGCTCAAACTGATCTCCTCAAATACACTGAATGTCATGAATTCACTGGGTTTTTCTTCATCTTGACTGTCTATTTGTAGACATGTTGCCGTTAGAAAAACCTTGTCACTTATCTAGCTGCTGTCTTACCCCCTCTAGGCGCCGCACAATGTGTGGAACGCTGGACTACCTGCCCCCAGAGATGATTGAGGGGAAGATCCACGACGAGAAGGTGGACCTCTGGTCCATCGGGGTGCTCTGCTACGAGTGCCTTGTTGGAAACCCCCCGTTTGAAACTGCCAGCCACTCCGACACGTACAAACGCATCACAAAGGTTTGCATTCTTTTTTATCGTAAATTACTTGTATATCCAGTAGTAATATTATCCCTAATTCAAGTGTAATTGCTCGAGTAGTTCCATTGTGATTTCTGACTAACATCTGTTTAAATAGAATAGGCATACATGTAGTAGTTAGATATTCACCCAAGGCACAGCTTTTAAACGGTGATAAATGACCTCCCATCTCTCAGGTTGACCTGCAGTTCCCCAAGGTGGTGTCTGATGGTGCTCGGGACCTGGTCTCTAAGCTGCTCCGCCACAGTCCCTCTATGCGGCTCCCCCTGCAGAGCGTCATCAACCACCCCTGGGTGAAAAGCAACTCCCGACGGGTCCTACCTGTCGTCTTTGCTCCCAAGAAACCCTAACTGTCCAATGTTCCAGCCTGTCTACACTGACAAGAAACCCCTAaaccaccatagacctacatattcATATGTTTATAGGTAATTTAATATTCATGTCTATAAATAATTGAACACCACCCAGTACGTTCCAGCCTGCCTTCTACCTGGGTGGAGGACTGACTCTTACCCTGCTGATTGGGAGTTTCCAACTTTCAGGGGTttcactttctttcttttttacttaCCCGGACAACCTTCATCCACAATTTTAGTTTCACTCGCAGATATAGATGGATCTGTTAAGCTGGGACAACCAAAGGACTATAGACTAGTCTCATTTGAATTTACATTCAGCCCCAGAACAATTCAAGGGCGCCCTCTACTGTGTGAGATTATTTCTTGCGTTTCTTTAAATAGATTTTATAAATGTACTTTGTCTTTGGTTTCCTTtctccttttttttctcttttcaaCATACCTTTTTATACAGCCTGCATGAAACATCCTCTACAACGCTTATTCTTTATGTGTTCCTTTTGCAACTGTTTTGAAATAAATATGGCATTGGGTGCTTCACAGGATGATGCCAAATTGATTTATGGAAAAGAGTGGCAAGTATCAATTAAGGTTATGAATGAAGTAGTGGGTGAAATTCCATGTCTTACCACCCTTGTTCCAGCTGATGTCAGTGTTGTTCTGTGGTCCACTGGGACTATCATTATCCTCAGTCCTGCAAATGATTCCTGTCATGGGGTGACCGTTTTTGTCTGGGAACTGCATGACTGCCGAGGGTGTATCTGAGATGGCcatagccctggtcaaaaggagtgctgTCTATAGTGAATGGATTTGTTACACAGACCGGGACACTGACAGGAAGATAAGGATAACTCTTAATACATTGTAAAGCATGGCTGGGACTGTAATAAATACACTGAGTAATTCTACTGTCTGGTAACACCGGTCTGGCTGTCGCGATAACAGAATAATGGAGGCTATGAAGTGAATGCGATGCTCATTGAAagagattttattttattcagaCCCCGAGCCCAACCAAAGCACACACTTCATCCCCCAGCCAGTACCCAGTGAGAGGTCATATGTTAAAGGCCATTTGGGAGATTCAGTTAAAAGCAACCCCAGGGCGCCACTGGCACGTTCTATACCGTGTGAATGGACCCATGTTTAAGCCCTTTTTTAGCTTGACCTATAACCCCATTCTGTTATTGTATGTCTAGGAAAATATCAGTTCTCTCCATGAACCTGGTAATCTAATGGGTGTGCAAGTTATTTTTCTATAGCTGGAGGTAAGGCTCTTCTGGTGTCTTTTCCCATCCATACTGCTGGTCTGGAGGACTCGCAGCTCTCTAACGAGGCACTTGACTTTAAATCCAAAGCTTTCATAAAACTTGATATTACTTTACAATTTCCATCTCAGGTACAGTATTTCTGCCTAAATTTCAATGAAATGAATAGTACCACGTTGGTTGAATGACCACAGCCTCAGTCTTTGACTAGCTGAAAGTGTGGCAATGCATCATACAGGCATCTGTAAATGAGCCGTGCTACAGTGTGAAACTAAAAAAATGACAAATGGGCGGCACCTCGAAGCCAGAATTTGATCGAGAGGAAATTACCGGTTTTATAAGCTCAATAGAAATGTATGCagatctgtttaaaaaaaaacgtgttATAAGAACTCCCGTTTGTATTACATGCTTGAATATGAAGTTAACATATACATTgaccatttatttatattttttgcttTAGGAGTACCCTAATGTATTTGCTCTCTTTTACTACAATGGGAGTGGCCCAAATTAGTTTGACAAAGTCAAATCTGCTGCCTTTTATCCAATGATTACTGACCTCAATAAGTCtagtcgtgtgtgtgtctgtctcccagtTTTCAGCAAGACCGTTTGGTTGGTTTGTgtgtgaggagagggggaaatagaAGATAAATGAAGTCTCATTGTCTCTATCTCTTCTGGGAGCTTTAGAGACTCTGAGGACATACACAGTAATCACTCATCCTGTCAGTGGGTCTGAagctcacagtcacacaccatcACTATCACAGCTACACCTTCACAGTCACATGGCTACACCATCACTATCGCAGTCACTTATCACAGCCACACAGCTACTCCTTCAGTCGTTCAACCATCGAGTAAAAATAACTAACAAAACAGGAGGAAATGGTCCTTGAGTTGAGCTGTGGCTGCAGCATTGTAGCGAGGAGACTACATGGTGGGAGGTGATGTCAGATGTAATTCTCCCTACAGATGTCTCTGCTACAGGTGAAGTGAGGCAGCAGCGGACTGTgaaattacattttaaattaCAGATGAGGGCTGTACTCTGCTGGGCCGTGCAGTCAATGCACAGAGGCCATATTGCTCTGATGGGGGTAATAAAGGAAACCATTGCCTGGCCCAAGGGCAGATAGACCTCCAGGGTGTAttccaatgatgtatataaacatgtatgtTTATGGGTGTATTCGCTGTGGCTGAGTGGATACAGGAGATTCCACAGTGGAGGTCAGCCATTGGTGAAGGGAAAGGAGAGATTTGGAGAAGATTGCAACTAAATGTGTTTctgagtgaggggggggggggggggggggtggaccatagaaatataatcttaTTCTAGTTTTGTGAATTGAACACCACAATCTGAGCTCTCAGTAATAAAGCGTGTTGTCTAGAGCTTGTCTTATAAGGTTGACAAAACCTTACATCTGCTACTGGCAGTGATGGAATGCTATCAGGATTAATATGGCGCCCACTGAAGCAGAACATGTGGTCACACAGGGGTCAATAGCATTCTGAGGAGAACTCCATGATGTTGTGGAGGTGCCCTATAGACTGGAAACACCACACCAGCCACCTCCTGTCCATTACGAACGTATGCCTGACTGCTGTGGAAATCATGACAGTGTCCTCTCACATCATGAACCTCCCTTCAGTCTTAAATGTCTCTAGGTGTATGAGAGAGTTATTTGTTGCGTCATCTCTACTGAATACTGACCAGTAGGTGTTAATCACCGAAAGaggaaaataatgttttttgtTGATACCACACATTAAAAGTGAATTGACACAGCCTGTAATATCCATTGGCTCTGTAGTTGGGTTCACTTCTTACAGATGACTGAATTGATTGAATTGATTGAATTGAATCGTGTTCTTTGTTGATACCACACATTAATAACTGACAATCCCCAGAATATCAATTGGCCTGTCTGTATTTGTGTTCACTTCTTCTTCTGGTTAGCATCTGCAGGGTTTGAGTGTGTGGCAGAATGCGTATTAAATGGCACTGATAGACAGTCAGCACCCAGTCCACGGACATTAAACAAGCTGGTTCACCTAatcaggactgtcaggggagaaaATTCATTACAGGTGcctagacatagagagacagatgcATAGAAGACAGGCTGAGATTGGCCTTTTAGTCTGTTGATGAATGAGTGGAAGTGATGGGGGACTTGATGTCCTGCCTAATACAGCAACTGAGCCACATCATGGGGGGACAAACATTTGAAAATGGCTCAGAGAGATGAAGGGATCTGGAATATTCATGTTCCTATTTGTCAAATATTTTGTATTTAATTGCCTTGAAAAACATAAATGTTTATGAAAAACAAAGGGTGcggacataaagctagggttcaaatcaaataaaaaaatctaatcaaatgtatttgtcacatacacatggttagcagatgttaatgcgagtgtagcgaaatgcttgtgcttctagttccgacaatgcagtaataaccaacgagtaatctaacctaacaattccaaaactactaccttatacacacaagtgtaaagggataaagaatatgtagataaagatatatgaatgagtgatggtacagaacggcataggcaagatgcagtagatggtattgagtacagtatatacatatgagatgagtatgtaaacaaagtggcatagtttaaagtggctagtgatacatgtattacataaatatgcagtagatgatagagtacagtatatatatatatatatacatatgagatgaataatgtagggtatgtaaacattatattaagtagcattgtttaaagtggctagtgatatattttccatcaatttccatcaattcccattattaaagtggctggagttgagtcagtgtgttggcagcagccactcaatgttagtggtggctgtttaacagtctgatggcattgagatagaagctgtttttcagtctctcggtcccagctttgatgcacctgtgaacaggcagtggctcgggtgggtgttgtccttgattatctttatggtcttcctgtgacatcgggtggtgtaggtgtcctggttgagccggggtgtggacataaatcaagggttatggttagcgttatggttgagccggggtgtggacataaatctagggttatggttagcgttatggttgagccggggtgtggacatgaatctagggttacggttagggttatggttgagccggggtgtggacataAATCTAGGGTTACGGTTAGCGTTATGGCTAGGGTTATTGTTGAGCCGGGGTGTGGATATAAATCTAGGGTTATGGTTAGCGTTATGGTtgagccggggtgtggacataagtctagggttacggttagcgttatggttgagccggggtgtggacataAATCTAGGGTTACGGTTAGCGTTATGGTTGAGCCAGGGTGTGGACATGGCTAGGGTTACGGGTAGCGTTATGGTtgagccggggtgtggacataaatctagggttacggttagcgttgtggttgagccggggtgtggacataAATCTAGGGTTACGGTTAGCGTTATGATtgagccggggtgtggacatggcTAGGGCTACGGTTAGCGTTATGGTTgcgccggggtgtggacatggctagggttacggttagcgTTATGGTTGAGCCGGGCTGTGGACAtggctagggttacggttagtgttatggttgagccggggtgtggacatggctagggttacggttagcgttatggttgagccggggtgtggacatggcTAGGGTTGCGGTTAGCGTTATGGTtgagccggggtgtggacatggctagggttacggttagcgttatggttgagccggggtgtggacatggctagggttacggttagcgttatggttgagccggggtgtggacataaagctagggttacggttagcgTTATGGTTGAGCCGGGCTGTGGACAtggctagggttacggttagcgttatggttgagctggggtgtggacataaagctagggttacggttagcgttatggctagggttatggttagcgttatggttgagccggggtgtggacatggctagggttacggttagcgttatggttgagccggggtgtggacatggctagggttacggttagcgttatggttgagccggggtgtggacataaagctagggttacggttagcgTTATGGTTGAGCCGGGCTGTGGACAtggctagggttacggttagcgttatggttgagccggggtgtggacataaagctagggttacggttagcgttatggctagggttatggttagcgttatggttgagccggggtgtggacatggctagggttacggttagtgttatggttgagccggggtgtggacatggctagggttacggttagcgttatggttgagccggggtgtggacatggctagggttacggttagcgttatggttgagccggggtgtggacataaagctagggttacggttagggccTTATGCATGCGCCGCCATTCTAGAGAAGTTTAGTAAGCCAACCATCCCTGTGCCTTATTCTGGTGAGTGTGAGGAGCTCACGCTTCACTGAACCCCATACAACCCCATTATCTGGCTATTCCTAAGACATGCTACTGACGTGCATCAGACACACGCTGTTCCCACATGATACCACTAAAGGAAAAATGATGAATTACTCTCTGTACCTTTTGAGGTTGATCCTGATAAGTATCTATTTCACCCTGCCTAGGGAGAGataacagtgttctgtctctctccccccccctcttcttTATTTtaacaggcaagtcagttaagaaacaaattcttatttacaatgacagcctactctgGCTAAACccagacggcgctgggccaattgggacTCTCAAACAcgaccagttgtgatacagcctggcatctaaccagggtctgtagttacgcctctagcactgagatgtagtgccttagaccactgcgccactcgggagcttttctgcctgtgccactcgggagctctTCTGCCTGGCTGCAAACAGTTTGTTTAGGAGATGGCATCTTGAGGAGTCCTTTAGTGGGATGCCAGTGTTCATTAAAGGACTATCCcctgacacacgcacgcacgcacgtgcacacacacacacacacacacacacacacacacacacacacacacacacacacacacaacgaactGGACCCAGAGCTTTGGGTTTTTCTCTGCTGTTGGAAGCAGGGAGCTGTTTCAGGACTAAAAGCTATTAGTTCTGCATCATTGGCCCCTACAAGCACACTCAACACATAGCTCAACAGAAGCTGTTAGGAAATAACACACAGAAACTCTCACCTCCTCCAGATACACATTCAAATATATTTGGTGAAATAATAAATTATTAGTAATGAGTATGAGGTTATTATGGTGTTGATTTTATTTCAGCCATAATTTGTTTATCTTTCCTTAAGTCAGATTTGTTTTAAATAGGCCTATATTGATTAATTAAATGCAATAAATAGTAGTTATTTTTCACTGAACATGTTTTCCTGTTTGTTTTTAGCAAATATGATGAGCACATATCCAATAGAAAATATTTCCAATCCACTCAATAAAAATGTGATAATTATTTTTTACAACAATGTATTTCTTCTCAGAATGGTCTTGGTCTGAGAAACAAAGTATGGTGTAAAGGGGAGACGAAAAGAGGTGTAGAAATAAATCAATTACAATTAATCTTGGTTGAGAAAGTAATTAAACTGGTATTGGGCACTGGCCAGTTAAATGTGGAAGAGCTTATCACTGCCAAGCACAGATGTTTAGCTCGCCTCGCGCTTCTGAGGCGTTCATTCCTGCTGAAAGGCTAAAATGTGCTGTATCGCTACCAGGCATAGGTGATGATGAAAACAGAAAATTGTCAGATCTGGATGCACTCTAACATTGTAGGTTTACTGATCATAATATGGAAActataaaataattataattgTATTTCAATTATTCAGGACATTGCCCTGAAACGAACCTGTGAAGTCCATAGTTAAGTCGCATTTCTCTTTATGTGACGAGATTCATGTCGGTTTTTATTGTTTTGTGTATTTCCTCGTGTATACTTTGTCCATTAAACTTTGTCCATTAATTTGTCCAGCCAAACACCAGAGCTGGCAGCGAACGGCGAGTGACAAAGCGTGCACACGGCATTAGGCATGAATAGTTGTTCCTGTAAGAATTGTGAATCTCCAACTGAAGATGCATTGAATATATATTAGCAGTAAAACGTTCCTCGAAGGGCACCTTGCAATACTCTGACGTAGGCTAAATAAACTCCCACCGACAGAGCTTTGCATTTGCAGTTTCATTCAATCTCGCTGCAGTCCTGACTTCTCTTCTCAGCTTCCGGCTGTCCTGGAATTTACTACGAACATGGTGAGATGCGTTCATTGATCCTCAATTCCTAGCCTAAACAATGATTGTGGCCACGTACAGTTATTTTAGACTAAAATTGATGAAAAATCACAAGTGGCACTTATTCAATCAACACtgagtggactactgtagactgTACAGTAGTCGAACCACTGTCGccgtccatggtgctgaaatgcaTTGTGCTAAAACTATGATGCTTCTATTTACAGCTCATTCCCTCTACTCCAGGCAGCGAAACATTCCTTACTCGACTTCTTCTGTTCAGTGTAATTGTTCAGTCATTTTATTGGCTAATCTTATTCTAGCATATATTTTTGCATTTTTGCAAGATTCTCTTCTATTGTCAGTAGCTTAGTCATTTTTATAACatatgtgcctgtgtttgtgtgtttttactTTGGCAAAGTGATTTTATGTATCTCAATTTTAAAACAATAACGATTTTTGGTTCTACGCAGGTAATCATTTTATCTGTTTGGTGTGTTTACGTTTTACTGCCGTGGAGAATGCTTGCTGGGCTGGGACTGGGGGAGAGGGGGCTCAACAGCTTGTCTATTGTCTGTTCAATCAGAGAGAGgggccgctgctgctgctgctgcacggAATGACCGAGAGCAAATGAGCCGTAAAATTAAAGAATCTCTGCAATAATGAATAAATAACCAATCCAGAGTCGACCAATGCCCCACCAAGGAATTGCCACAAATATGCAATAATAGTATTGAACTAAAACAACACATGCACTAGGCCTAACTGTATATATGTTATCCAATATGTGAATTGCCACCAATTAAGCCACTTGATTTTCCAGTCTATTTTACCATTTACTTTGTACAGTTGTATGTATATGCCTATATTCTAACaaattttaatttcaccttttgTAGGATTGTTCTGAAGAGATGAACAACCGGCAGGTATCTGATCCTTCCACTCAGGAGTCGTTACCACAATCAGATAATGGAGCGGTAGGAGTAGCAATAAACAAACAAGATAATGTCCCAGATCTACCCTCTTCAAATTGGCAGAATCCCTCAAAAACCGAGGAACAAACTTTTTCTCAACCGGTGGATAGGCCTAACACAAGAAATGGAACGTTTAAAACCGACGCACCTGCAATGCATAATACCGACGTTGATGGAGCCGAATGTGCCACTGTGGATCATTTTACGACACACAGTCATGGCACAGATTCCTGTCCCAATGAAAGTGTTACAACGAGCCCAGTAGAGCAAAATGGCACGGGGACGGAGATTAGTCCCACCACTGTGATATTGGAGACAGATGGAAACATTTCGGTTCTACCTGGCACAGTGACCGGGGACGGGGTAAGAGTCCGTTATTTTATTACTCAGGCATGACGCGAGTAAAAAGCATGCCCAGAACATAGCCAGTGGCTGATTTCATCTGTCAAGTGTAAACTGGTGTGCTGCCTAAACGAATTTCACTTTCCTGAGAGCATTTTGCTGGTGTTCCGTCCCAATG harbors:
- the LOC139382980 gene encoding aurora kinase B-like isoform X1; protein product: MMQNKENCDPKGLQRPMATSMVSVGPQRVQIPSAPETTDKNAITGPRREPVTSSSGAAPAKKFTIHDFDIGRPLGKGKFGNVYVARDKKLNFIVALKVLFKSQMEKEGVEHQLRREIEIQSHLRHPNILRFYNYFHDHSRVFLILEYAPRGEMYKELQKCGRFDDQRTATYMEELADALQYCHERKVIHRDIKPENLLLGLRGELKIADFGWSVHAPSLRRRTMCGTLDYLPPEMIEGKIHDEKVDLWSIGVLCYECLVGNPPFETASHSDTYKRITKVDLQFPKVVSDGARDLVSKLLRHSPSMRLPLQSVINHPWVKSNSRRVLPVVFAPKKP
- the LOC139382980 gene encoding aurora kinase B-like isoform X2 produces the protein MMQNKENCDPKGLQRPRVQIPSAPETTDKNAITGPRREPVTSSSGAAPAKKFTIHDFDIGRPLGKGKFGNVYVARDKKLNFIVALKVLFKSQMEKEGVEHQLRREIEIQSHLRHPNILRFYNYFHDHSRVFLILEYAPRGEMYKELQKCGRFDDQRTATYMEELADALQYCHERKVIHRDIKPENLLLGLRGELKIADFGWSVHAPSLRRRTMCGTLDYLPPEMIEGKIHDEKVDLWSIGVLCYECLVGNPPFETASHSDTYKRITKVDLQFPKVVSDGARDLVSKLLRHSPSMRLPLQSVINHPWVKSNSRRVLPVVFAPKKP